In one window of Borrelia anserina Es DNA:
- a CDS encoding Maf family protein: MIYKENFEIALVSNSLARAEFLEALKISFLSLSVDVDEDSIINSGEVSVTEKIAVLKLMSAIEKYGKDMCLITVDTLLKNDSVYVGKIRDEKEAFSKVMGYSNKLVEMETSFCVFIPTKEKIVKACEVSFIKFKELTSDIVYHYVSLGHWKGKAGGISLKNGVAEILIEYINGSYSNIIGLPIGLFYDILIREDVISAI; the protein is encoded by the coding sequence ATGATTTATAAGGAGAATTTTGAGATTGCACTTGTGTCAAATTCTCTTGCTAGAGCTGAGTTTTTAGAGGCTTTAAAGATTAGTTTTTTGTCCCTTAGTGTTGATGTAGATGAAGATTCAATAATAAATTCAGGTGAAGTTAGTGTTACAGAAAAGATAGCTGTTCTTAAACTTATGAGCGCTATTGAGAAATATGGCAAGGATATGTGTTTAATTACTGTTGATACTCTTTTAAAGAATGATTCAGTTTATGTTGGTAAAATAAGAGATGAGAAAGAAGCTTTTAGTAAGGTAATGGGATATAGTAATAAGCTTGTTGAGATGGAGACTAGTTTTTGTGTGTTTATTCCAACGAAAGAGAAAATAGTTAAAGCATGCGAGGTTTCATTTATTAAATTTAAAGAATTGACTTCAGATATCGTTTATCATTATGTTTCGCTTGGACATTGGAAGGGTAAAGCAGGAGGTATAAGTTTGAAGAATGGTGTTGCAGAAATTTTGATTGAGTATATTAATGGTAGTTATTCAAATATAATAGGCTTACCAATTGGTTTATTTTATGATATTCTTATTAGAGAGGATGTAATTTCCGCTATATAA